DNA sequence from the Suricata suricatta isolate VVHF042 chromosome 5, meerkat_22Aug2017_6uvM2_HiC, whole genome shotgun sequence genome:
cagctctgggtgcacctgagtggctcggtcagttgagtgtccgacttcagttcaggtcatgatctcatggtctgtgagtttgagctccatatcaggctcactgatgtcagtacagagactgcttaggatcctcagtctccctctctgcctgtctcccactcaccctctctctctttctctcaaaaatatacatttaaaagaaatcccacctctgccactgTGTATAACCTGAGGCAAATTTCTTGACTTCCTTtagcttcaatttcctcacctaCAAAACTGAGTTTATCTTCTTAAGGTTATCATAAGGATTTAATGATGTAAGCTTTTTGATGTAAAGGAAGGATACACAATATTTGCTATCATTCTTCCTCATAGATATTTTCGTGCCAATGTggcctgtgtttttatttgtagtACTCTAATTTTGACAtggaatttcattaattttaaccCACTGTCCTACTTGTTTCCTATTTACTGTGCATGGGAAAATCTAGGAATCATGCACTTTTACTTCTTCAGATATGTTACTGTCTTGCACCATAAACCTACTGAGATTGCACCATAAACCTACTGAGCTAGATGGCATGAGATACAAAAACTAGTGGGTGCATAAAATTTTTCCAcagacttaaaatataaatactgatACACACAATAACATGTTAAAAATGCTGGCATTAAAAGCATTCAGGAGTAACAGGTAACTAAGTCACTGGggatatatatttccttcttatgCACTTAAGGATTAGAGGAATAAAGAAGCCTTGGATTCCTTGTAAAGTTCTTGGGTACTTTAAAACTGTACcagcattggggcacctggatgggttagtcagttaagcatccgactcttgatttcagctcacatcatgatctcatggttcgtgggttccagccctgtgttgggctctgtgctgacgttcgggcgcctgcttgggattctatttctttctgcccctcccctgttcatgtgtgcacatgctctctctctctctctctctctgtctctgtctctatctttcaaaataaataaataaataaataaataaataaatttttaatagaaaaaaagtaaaagtttacCAGCATTGCAGTGGACATCTGTCACGCCTGTGTACTATAACATCTCTTAACAGTAAATTTATTGAAGTTCACGATGATAACACTTCATAAATTAtctgtaaattatattttgattctGTAGTCAATAAGAAATAGCGTCTGTAGGTGAACAGGTAGTGATGAGAATATTCAGGTCCCTTATAAATGCAATTTTGAGTGACATtgacacattatttttataatgcctTTAATTTCAGTTGTTGGAGTGGTCATGTTCAGGTTCTGCACTAGGCCTTTACAAAGACTGTTCATGCGCTGTCTTTAGACAGCTACATATCTGGTGCTCTCAGTTCTGAGATCCTCTGGCTGTCTAGGAaagtctcttccctgctcacaagtaaatgaacaaatataggAGCAGGTGGTGGGATTCTTGAGGGCAGGAGCTGTCTTATTCAGTGTCATATATCAGGAGCCTGGGAGGTGACCGGCACTTTGTAGTCATTTAATACTTACTGGGTTTAGGGTCTGAAAGTATTAGGTCTCTGTTGAGCAGGAGATAAAGACGCCTGGGCAGAAAAACTCTATAGCATTATGAAAAGCATATCTAAGGCATGTTATGAACTGCATGGTTTAAAGTGATACTACGGTGGGAACCGTCAttcctttttcacttaacaaCCTCATCCCGAACTACTCTGTGGTTGAGTCTGGGAATACGGGAATGGAGTCAAAGGGCCTTCTTAGCTAGAGCTACAATACAGGGGTAACAAGGTTTGAAAGGAAGCCCAGCTCCCAATGTGGGACAATGTCTCCCTCAGGGTGAGGAATTTTCCTCACCAAATGCAGCCAGATTCTACAGACAGGTAGAAGCACTGGACTTGCACTTATAGGTCAGGATACAATGAAGCAAATGAATGACCAAAAGGGTGTGGGCCCACAAAAGTACAGGGTCAGCCTGATAGTTTAATTATAGGCTGGAAGGAAGAGAACTGGCTGTTTTGCAAGATGGTTTACTGGCTGAGATTTCAAGGACCCCTGGCGAGTTGACAATTAGGAGATCTGTtcatttttccttcactgtgatgAATCAAGCCTCGGATGACAATTCGGTATGTGTATGTAGAGCAGAGTCACGTTTTATCAGCTTCTTTCTGAATTATTGCTTATCATTCGGGGTCCTCCCAACCATTCGAAAGTTGCCAGGGTCAAGTCAGATTTTTAGCTGGGGAGGTAGAACATTCTGTTTAGGAAGAAGCGGTTGGTTACACCTGCTTCTCAGGGATGTCCTGGCTCCAGAAATCTTCTTCCTACCCCATGCCAGAAAACATAACACAGCCGTTCCCAGCAGGCCCTGGCCAGTTGCCCAACAGCCTGGCAACTAAAGGTGGGCACTGGCACTATGCTGTCCTCTCCTTTAGCAAGACAGGATCTTGAGGAAAGCTTTACGGAACTCGACATTGAAGGTGGTATAGATCACAGGGTTGAGGGCGCTGTTCACGTAGCCCAGCCATGTGGTGGCACTGTAAAGCTCTGGGGACACATGGCAGGCTTGGCAGTGGGTATTGAGAACGTGGGTCAAAAAGAAGGGCAGCCAGCAGACAATGAAGGTCCCTAGgttacaaagaaagagaaaaatggggtAAGGGGTTTGCTTACTCCTTTTGTTATAACACTGAAAATGACTCATGGTTGTTTGTTATGTGCCAGCCACTATGCTGGAATTTTACATAccaaccctatgaagtaggtgtGATTAGCCacttttggggggagagggggtggtgaGAAAACTACATGCTTACCTATTTGATTCATCTCAGGCCTTTGTTCCTAAGTCAATTTTCTAGTTTGCTATTTAGGTAGCTCTTAACCAGTCTTTTCTACTTCTCAGttcaattcaaatatttatttaatgtctagCTGTGCAAGACCTGATCCTAGGCACTGAAAGGGAAGAAGACCTTAAAGACATGTCTGACAGTTCCTGCTGTTGAGATTACATCTAGATGTTCCCATAAAGTCCCAAAGCTATGAGAAAGTGGGGTTTATCAAGACAATGAACAGGATAAATTGCCTTCACTAACTCTATATGGtacctgtgacttttttttcttaatttaaatacattCCCTATTTTCTTAGTATAACAACTAACCCTGATTTTGTTCATTGTAGGAAACTTGGTAAATACAGCaatgtgaaagaaggaaaataaccaCCCACCATTCAAAACAATCACTTCTGACATCTTGGTgaattaattttcatgttttttttctctgtatttaaaataatctagatGTTATCACACCATATGACAGAAGTTTTTTGTATCcctatttctttcacttaatattttagagtaagtaagcatttattaaatatccaATATGTTCcagaaatttttattgaattgttatctttattatttgATTTGTCCATTATAATTCCACGTGATAGACAACAAACCAAATGGATAAATGAAGCTCAACTAGGTCACTTGTTAAGTTTCATGTTTCATAAATTTCAGCCTAGGTTTTTGAATTTTCTCCAGACTTAACATTTATACACAAACCCTTCAATTGtgtcataaacatttataaatgttacAGTTATTGAATTTCCAACTTCTGACGAATGCAGTTCGTTAATACCGCCTGCAGCTCCACCAACTCAACCTGACCTGGCCAAATCCAACGCAACTCAACCCAACATGACCCAAACTCACCAAGCACAATGGCCAGCATCTGGGTTGCCTTCTTCTCCCGAAGTGGCACTCCACGGGGTTGCAAGGACCCCAACTTTAGAGATGTTGACAACCTGCCGTTACTGAGTTTTCGAACCTCTAAGCTGAGCTTGGGGGCCATGGTGGGACTGAGGGAGTTCCGAGTCCTCCCCTCCCTTTTCAACTCTCCTCCTGCTTCTTGGAAGCCTGGTCTCCCCAAGGCAGTATCCTGGCAGATGCTATAGTAGCGCTTCAGCTCCAGGTGTGCCCGGCCAGGGGAGAGTGGCTGCAGGTGGGACAAGAGAGGGTCCTGAGATTTCTGGGGATACTGTTTACCTTCTGAATGTtcctgaaaaggaaagagaatgcaaAGAAGTTAGAGGAAACCATCATTTTGTGAAACTTACATCTGAAAGTAGTGGGATCATGAAATGTAAAGATATGTGAAATCTGCTTCTGACTTTACAACTAAAAAGCACCTATCAGATATAGGACATTTGAGAAACACAATACTCTCTTGAGGAGGGTAGTATAGAATCATAGCCTGGCTTTTTTGAGTTAGAATGACCTGGATGTACAGAGGAACATATAAAATGACACTACtaagatgtaaataataaaatctggaaTGTGGGAAAGTCTCTAAAACAAATGACTCAGTTTTCCCCCCCAACAAATAAAttgcagcaacaacaacaacatttacCAGTTGCAAAGTATGGGTCTTATTTGAATTTTGAACCAAATAAACCAACtatgaaaattttacaaaacaattGGGATAATGTGAACACTGATTGGATATTTAATGATATTAGGGAGTTACTGATTTGCTTAGTGTAATGTATTGTggttatatgtttataaaatagtCTGTATCCCTTAGAGAgtcttacagaaatatttttggcTGAAATGTTATGATATTTGGGATTTGCATCATCAGAATCCAGTATGCATGGATGAGTGTAGGTGGGAGTGTAGATGAAATAAAACTGGCCATAAGTTGACAATTGTTGAAACTGGCTGATGGCTACCAAAGGATTTGTTATATTTGTctctctactttttatttttgaagttttccacaataaaaagcaaaaaaaaaaaaatgaaggaaagaaaggaaggaaggaagaaaggaaacccaGGATTTTCATCTCAGCTTTCCTACTTATCAGATATCCTTGGGCAAGTTAAGTAAATGCCTCTGAGCCTCTtttgtaaaacagaaaagaaattggGAAAAAGGTTTAGGACGAATAGACCCTGAGAGTAGAAGACTGGAGCTCTGTGGATGTTTATGATATTTGGTGGGGACGTATGTGTTCAACATCTGAACTTCTTCCATGCTTGAAGAATCAGACTCTATGTCAATCTTGAGTAGTAGGCAGGACACCTCAGCTCCCATCACTGAAGCCATAAAACCCATATATTTACTCTTTCCCCATCCACACTGGTCATCCAGAACTCTGGCACATAAACCAAGCCCGGCCATTTCAAGAAGTGTGCCCAAGCCCTTGATTTGGAGCTTGTGAAGCAGGGAGACTTCAGAATATGTCTGGCAGTGGTGGCAGTCAGTGTCCAGTGTCCTAGGTCTTCCAACCGGATTTTTCCTTAGGCATGAACAGCATCATCTGAAGTTATTCTTCATTGTCTGAGCTACTTGGTATCCTTGTAGtaaattcctttttctgtatATTAGTCAGTGTCAGCAACCAAGAATGCTCACCACTTTTGCCTTAGTTTAAGGAATCACAGTGCTAGTGCACTATACACACTCAGAAgcattgctgaatgaatgaatgtgatgGGCTTTTAAGatgatacagtattttaaaaactgctccACAGGGGTATTTATAGGGATTCTagtataatataattaaaaaaaatttgatggggtttaaaaataattcatataaacatattatgtttaaaattttttttttttactttagagagaaaaagagagagagagagagctcaagtgggggagaagggtagagggagagagaatcttaagcagacacTACACTCTGCATGGGGCCCAACCCAGGACttaatcccacaatcctgggatcatgacctgagctgaaatcaagagtcagatgctcttgACTGACTCTTGGCAAGTCAGAGCCagctgactgactgagccacccaggtgccccaggcatgtTATGTTTTTATCTGAATGGCCACTTATAACCAAGGTTATGATTGTGCTGGTATCTAGTAATCTTCTACACGTGAGAATATTTAACTAAATGCATTGCTTCTGAAACTAAGGGACTGGGGACACATTCTTGAGCATCCTTATGAAATCTCAGGTTTGAGAACATTGATCTGGTATAATTTGTCTCTATTTTACATATGCGGAAATTCAGTCCTGAAGAAGCAAAGTGATCCTTTCAAGATTATATATTGGTGAGTGTATTTTTCAGCTCTCTGCAAATGCTCATCACTACCTCCAGGACTGGCACAGAGAAATTCTGGATTCCTCTGGGTCCGGCTGACAGAACCCTTCACTCCCAGATGGTCTGATAGGACCTGTTGCTCCTTACTCCTGGCAATTCCAGCCTCTTGGttctccattctttctttagtagttactgcttttcttccttttgccctTAGAGCCTCCTCAGACCTTATCTGCTATAGGGAACTTAAAAGCTcctacctatttaaaaaaattatttacagcaAGAATATCTATCTGCTATACCAGGCCTGTGTAAAGAGTGGTTAATTAACTGTACAGAGATTGGACAAAGCTGAGACCTTCATCATTATGagtttttgaatttgttttttatttaacagCGCCATTCTGTGCTCAGCTTGCTTGGGAAGGCAGGGCTGGATTGAAGTAAAAGGACAAGGGTAAGGGTGACCACAAGATTGTCTTGGTTTTCCCCCCACATACAATGGGAAACAGGACCCTTAGAAGTCTCACATTAGCatctcttctctgcttttcttggCTCTGCCCATGCGTGTTTCATTGGTAGCTTGTTCCCTCGAGGCAGGTGACTCTAGATGGCATCCTCACACCTTGCCAAGAGTCATTGGTTCCAGTCACTGGGGTCTAGCTCAATAGTGATATGctttttgaatatatcatttggtGATTCCTATTCTGAAGCTCAAATCAGGATCTCATATTTATTAACAAGTAAGGGATTGAGGCCATTCCATTTTGGGGTAGAAGTGGAAGCAAGTCAAGTCAGCATCTTGAGAAAAAGGTATCTTATCCTTTTCCTATAATCAAAGTCATGGCTTACTTACCATTTGCCCTGTGGCATCTGATGGAAATCTGTCCCTTATTGAAAACTGCCGAATGGAATGGAGCCTCAGACAGGAATTCTAGGGTAGGTTGAAGGAGAAAAAGTTGTAGGTTAAGTTCTACATGGTTGAGCCATATAGACGCCAATGTTTTGAATGTAGTATGTTCACATCCCCAGCCTCAGGTCCTTACTTCTTATTTCATGGAGACCAATATTCTTGTTCTACTGAAGTCTTGGAGACCAATATTCTTGTTCTACTGAAGTCTTGGGATTTCAACTGTGAGAGACTGACTCTCACTCAGGTCATTTTAGGTTAATCTAAACATCCAAACTGGACCTGCCTTCAAGATCAAATTCAGTTCTAACACTGTTTATAAAGCCCTTCCTGAGCTTATTGACCTCTCTTTCCTCATTACCTCCACAGCACTTATATTTCGGTGCTTGACAGTCTTCATCTCATTTTGCAAACATCCTGTCAAGTTTGGGGCTGTTAGTTAATTTTGGAGGTGTGCTTTACTTTTTTGTCTGGATTctaaactccatgaaggcagaggtTGTATAATATTCCTGCTACCCCTTCCTTAGCAGATTGCAAGTGACTGGTATCCATCCATTTATGCTTCAAGTACATCTTGAagcatgtgccagacactgggttAAGTAGATTTTACAGCCCAAGCAAGTGGAATATCAGTGCTGAGGCAGCTCTCCTTTTCAGAGCCTTGAAAAGCCCAATAAAACACATCCTCAGTTTTCCATTTCACAAGCTGGGCAGCATTTTGACACAGGGGCAAATCTAGTAAGGAAAAGAGGTTTCTATGGACCCCTGTGATTACTAGAATAATGGTCTGCAAAAAAGTCAGTCCTGGGGACCTACCAGCAGTGTATGGGACAAGTGCCACAGCAAGACTGTGAGTCCTGTGTGACATTTGAACTGCTGGCCATTTGGGGGCAATGAAAAACTTGGATGGAAAGGAGAAGTCCAGAAACCATCTTATCATATTGCCAAGCAATTTGAGCTCCAAGAAAGATGAgcagtgcatttttttaaaacttaatttcctACTCTAAAGCATAAAGCATAGCCAATACCAGCAGACGAGAAGGCGGGTGTCAGATATATGTCTCCAGTGTGGCAGTATGGGCAAAAGCATGTCTGGCTGGACACAGGCTGGAGGCCACCAGGCTGGGGATTGtgtttcctctgtccctccagggTGCTTACTTGTTGTGGGAAGCCAGGTCTGACACTGATGCACTGACTGTTCTGTCGAGTGAGGATCCGTTTCCGTCTCCTCTGTCTCAACACCACATAGATCCTGGCGTAGACAAGGACAGTCACTCCAAAGGGCAGGTAGAAGGACACCACTGAAGAGTAGATGACAAAATCAGGGTTGGAGATGGAGCAGACAGTGGGGTCTCCTGTgagtgagagaaaaggagaaagcaaagccGTTGGCCAAGGAGGAGACGTCAGTGGGGGAGTACACAATGTGGGCCCATATCATGTGTAGCGTCTCCACTATCTAATCCACACACAGCTTTGGGAAGCAGGGATTCCCAGCCCACCCACTCCCTCATCATGTCTTGGTTCACATCCTGCCTCATATGTGGAGGATCCTAAAAGCCAGGAGCAAAAGTGGGTGTAAGTATGCTTCTATTTGTGAAAAAATGGATAcacccacacatgtgcacacacgtgtgtgtctACCTACTTGTTTCAAGCATTATATTTAAGATTATTAGTGTTTGCTTCTAGGGAGGGTCACAGGGAGCTAACAATGTAGGATAGAAGGGAGAcctacatatatgtatgtgtatgtatccCCTTACACCTGATGTTTTACCATGGGCAAGAATTTATTTTCCCATCAAAAATATTGAAAGCATATGCAtgagaaagagcaaagagaaaacacagagctACTTCAGAATCACTGACTCCTGAAGACCCTCAGTTACTATCACTGAGCCTGCACTGTCACCTTTCTCTCTTATCTGGGTAAACTGCTGCCTGTCCCTAGATTGAATTTTGTGGCCTCTCCCACAATTTCTCCATGCTCGAAGTTCTGTGAGGCCTGTGGGCATAGTGACACTGGAGTCTGGTGAGCAGTGAGTGgggcccttccccagctcccattGGCTCTGGCCTGGATGTATGTCTTGTTAGTGGGGCAGCAATTCTGGAAGCTTCTTTCTGCTGAGTCCCAGACGAGGTAGTGAAGACAGTGAGCCCCCCTCCGCCCCAGGAGATGTGATGCTTTGTCTCAATTATTTCATTGAAATAGTACCGTGCTATTAGTACAATAGCTATTTGGTGAATCCAAGAATGATGAATACGTGAGCAAAGCAGACAAATGAGCATTTTGCAGAAGTACAGAAGCAATCACTGGCTGGAGCATAATGAGAAAAACCTCACCATGTGAGTGATGATATTTACCCCCAAATAATCTCAACATTTAAGGAGGAAAGGATGATAAGAACTCACCAACTTCCTAATTCAACAAAagtttatggagcacctactatgttccatGCACCATGCTGGG
Encoded proteins:
- the DRD3 gene encoding D(3) dopamine receptor isoform X1, translated to MAPLSQLSGHINSTCGAENSTGASRARPHAYYALSYCALILAIVFGNGLVCVAVLRERTLQTTTNYLVVSLAVADLLVATLVMPWVVYLEVTGGVWTFSRVCCDVFVTLDVMMCTASILNLCAISIDRYTAVVMPVHYQHGTGQSSCRRVALMITAVWALAFAVSCPLLFGFNTTGDPTVCSISNPDFVIYSSVVSFYLPFGVTVLVYARIYVVLRQRRRKRILTRQNSQCISVRPGFPQQPLSPGRAHLELKRYYSICQDTALGRPGFQEAGGELKREGRTRNSLSPTMAPKLSLEVRKLSNGRLSTSLKLGSLQPRGVPLREKKATQMLAIVLGTFIVCWLPFFLTHVLNTHCQACHVSPELYSATTWLGYVNSALNPVIYTTFNVEFRKAFLKILSC
- the DRD3 gene encoding D(3) dopamine receptor isoform X2 — its product is MAPLSQLSGHINSTCGAENSTGASRARPHAYYALSYCALILAIVFGNGLVCVAVLRERTLQTTTNYLVVSLAVADLLVATLVMPWVVYLEVTGGVWTFSRVCCDVFVTLDVMMCTASILNLCAISIDRYTAVVMPVHYQHGTGQSSCRRVALMITAVWALAFAVSCPLLFGFNTTGDPTVCSISNPDFVIYSSVVSFYLPFGVTVLVYARIYVVLRQRRRKRILTRQNSQCISVRPGFPQQPLSPGRAHLELKRYYSICQDTALGRPGFQEAGGELKREGRTRNSLMPLREKKATQMLAIVLGTFIVCWLPFFLTHVLNTHCQACHVSPELYSATTWLGYVNSALNPVIYTTFNVEFRKAFLKILSC